The following nucleotide sequence is from Cicer arietinum cultivar CDC Frontier isolate Library 1 chromosome 2, Cicar.CDCFrontier_v2.0, whole genome shotgun sequence.
ATTTAGAAGTTTTTCATTGAAAAGAACAAATTTGAAGTATTTAAGAAATCAAAAAAACAACTTCCAATATATTtcctattaaatattttttataatatttgatttcttaacaatttgttataaagaaaaaacatataGTAATTATTgtcataaagaaaaaataattaagcaCTATATATGTGGGGCTTTATCTGAGCAGAAGTCTTAGAACAATCTCTGTCAAGTTAGGCATAAAACCTTTTTCACTTTAACATGTATGAGCCATGCCATCCACCATTTGTTTTTTTACCAACCAAACTACTAAACAATAGAGATGGTGGTTCTCTATCAGTATAGAAGGAGCTGTTCACAGATCATTTTCTGCATAAcctattaaatttatttaatataaagggTCTATATGATACGGTTGCACACCTAATTATAGGTATGGCTTTTAAAGATGAAGCTAAAACGGATCAGCTTCAGGAAATTggtataaaaaattcaaagagtTTTCCATTTATTGGGACTAGTCTAGCTTCTATGGAATCTTTGTCCATGCCATTGGtttgtattttcatttatttattttgtgttttggtcatgaatttttagaatatttagCCTAATGGCTTGGTTGTGCTGCTTTGAAAACAGGTTCAGGAGGTTGTTCTTTCTGCAGATATTAAGTCTGAAGAGTGCCGGATGAGGGTTATTGACattattacaaaaatgaatggtcagattatttttattattattttaaaattcatttgattAAGGATGATACCTTTTTGAGattgtttttgaaaacaaaaaatattatttgaacatTCATACTCTAATGACAccttaagagagaaaaaaattaaaaaaattaatttgatagatGTGATATGTTGGTAATGTGATGGGAAGAGagatacaaaaataaaacaagttttGAGAAATTATGGGTTTGAGAAGAAATCACATTAGTGGATTAGTTTGTAGCATATGTTTGCCAAATTGTTGAATAAATTGAGAGTAATTCTTTGAgttttccaacaacaaatacaaattatttatgtgCATGTATAAAAATACACATTATGTATAAAAACGGCTAATGTTGGTAAGCTAATTGTTAGTATAAACTAGAAGTGAAAATCAAATTCAAGACCCTTTAATCACTCAACTCTTTTAGTCACTCACTCATTCAACTACAAAGTTACCTTTATATCCCCATTTAACTCTTTCTATTTGTTCGAACATTTTTCTGTCAGTGTCACTCTAAATAATTTAGATTTGTGACCGTAAATGCATTGTTCATGAATTTaactttgaaactttcaaacatttcttAAGAATCCCAATTAAATTTCCTTTTAAGGCTTTGTTTGAGAGTTTAGAAGAGGAAGAGACGGGATGACtttgaaaaaaagaaaggaagaagaGAAGATTTTTAAGGAGGACTTTCAAGGTCTTTTTAGGATTTAACACCTCAGAAGTTGGTGAAATGAGTAGATGAATGATTATAGCCGTTCATAATTGGTTATGTgcacaaaataaaaatcaatcatttgATGATTAATAATTGACATTACTGATTTTATTATCTAAAGTGAGTTGTTCACCTTTTATAGGAGTCAAATCTATTTTTAaggttttgataaattttacaAAGCATCTTCCTATtgatataatatttcaaaaatttaaatatattaatcataaatattatcttttaattgacatgaaatatttcttatatttgTCTTTCTCTTAATTTACTTTCCTCTAAAGCCCTCTCATTCTCTCCCCTTCAAACTCCTAAATAAATACTAAGAATATTCCATAGAAGAAATATATAGGGGACGGTAGAACATGTCATATGAGGTGATTCTTGTTGATTTCTACCGAGGAACAACTTGATAATTATTGTTTGGCAACAAGTGTAAATACTAGAAAATGGATTACttgcttttgacattttcagtGGTCGCCGCCATTGTGTAAGTCGATTTTAAAACATCAACCAACGAGAATGACGAACAATCACAAATATGAACAAATTtgtaaaaacacaaaacatgaAATGAACCTGAGGTGTTTACATGATTGTTCTTAAAGATTTATCTATCATATGTGCATAGATTCTTTAAATTCCAGTGTACAAATTTTCCCCCCTAATGCAGTAAAGATAACAGAACAACAAGAATGATAAAGATAAACCGAAGAGGCGAAGATGTAACCCAAAAAGGGAGTTAGTTAAAGATGGtggatgaaaataattttcGGTGCTGCATTTGTAAGTGTTAAGTGATGGTGTATTTATAGGCTCATAATATATGACCGTTTAATGATAAGATTAAATCTGATAGTGGTATAATGGAAAATTTAATGGTGGAAAATTTGGGGAAGATATTGAGCAACTATCCTTTAgtggattttaaaataaaaaataaattggtcAAAGTAGCTAAATTGAAACCAAACATGTTTGCCCAATCTCTTGTGTGCACAaggtattttttatttctagcTTGATTAAAAGTCTATGTCACACAATATAAAGGCTTTAATGTTCACAAAATCATTCAATGTAGGACTTGCAACATTTGAAATATCTTACACTCgttaaaaacataataatctcagatatttcaaaaattcaaacaaaaaaactaaaaaaagatTTTCTTGGGTTAACATAAATGATGTAATGtatcatatatttataacaaGCTATGCAACCAGACTTGGAAGGGTAAAacttaacaaaagaaaaattagtaTAACAATCTATGTAAGTCAAAAGATTCAATGTAGGTTACAAATCTCTCAATCACTTCACATTCccataatttttgttgttacgATGTTTTATTCTAAAAGGTCATTTATGTATTCGATATTCACGAGTAGTCTATAGATTTCGTCAAAATCtcatacaaatatttctacTTAAAACTAATATGTAAGCGATCTCATCAAGTGGATGCTGCAAATCATACACCATCGAtacaaaatatgaaaattgttaataattttataccTTATCCTCTCAATAATATAAACATCTAATATTGACTCATCATAgaaaattgacaaaattaaaattaatttttgtactAGCAGAATTAAGAAGTAAAATATTCTTATCATATTGAACCTTCTTCATGAGATCTCTAATCACACATTGAACTCGCGTCACTTGTTAATTTCAATTGACTTAAACTTCATTTCCCTTGATGTTTCACATATTAATATCATTTGTCGTCACTTTATAAGAGATATAATTGTACATTTTTGCAATTGTTTTGTCATATTATGTCTCAATtgcatattttttgtttttactcttttaagatttatttttttcaacaactatttcaaatgagagaatttggcaataaattttttgtttttattcttttaagatttatttttttcaacaactattttaaatgagagaatttgaattttttaaagcgatgtcaaactcaattttcctaacaattgttatttttttatttcttttattattgctttaatttatattttatataagttaaaattattgtaaaaagATCCGACtcatactttttaattttttttaattatttcaattgatCAAGTCTAGACTCATTAAAAAtctattaaatttaatagaTCTACTATTCGTTTATAGATATGACCTGACTAGGTCTATTCCTACTTCTGTCGGTACATTAAATTTACATGcaataacatatttatttattattttaaaatttagtttgttttaaaattttatgaaatcgGCATACTTTTCTAACAAAactaaatttcttttttcttgaaATCGTTTTCCAAAAGTGTGAGGAaactataatataaaatacttatttattttgttattatttttatttttatttagccAACCTCTGGAATCTTCTATTCTTAATTTTTGTCAAAACtgtttttcttgtttattttattttattttattttattttttatgatattgataAAATCAAAACTGGCAGTTGTTAATTACAATCTTGTCTTCATCTGCTAATAGTATCCAAAATTCCTAATTAAACTTACACTTTGATGGCTCGTCTCTAAGCCACAAAACCACCAAGTAAGAACACACTGCAAAGAACAAAGCCGTATAAGCTATTATCGTTTTGTCAAGCGTGAtgcaaataattacaaaataataattcatgCCAAAATAAAAACAGGTTAAGTCGAAGTAAACTTTTCCATACGCAAATTTTAACTCATAAATCAGTTTTTTATcctataaatatacatttttatcatctctaaaatatttctttataactaatagtttttcaaatgttttttattaaaattttagttttatatttttataaaaatttaatattatttaaaagatgaattaaatataaattttaaagtgctaaaagttttttaaaaattatatgtaattcttcatttgttaaaaaattctaaacttttgtagaaaatttttttatattgttctAAACATTTATGCAAAAACTCATTCAAAAATTCAGACGAAACACgtaaattgatttaaaagtaGCGACAATAATTATtgacaaaaattatttaagagattattgtttaaagaaaaaattttgAGGAGTTAAAAACGAAATAAAAACGAAATgcgatatattaattataaggaccaacaaattatttaactcaaaaaataaagttaaattctagtttgttattaataataaatttagttttagGCTTGAGGggttctttttgaaaaaatataatatggtCTCTTAgtctattaaaattatattttatattaacattttcaaataaataatatgatgtATCTTTAGATGTGAGTTAATAGATTAATCaagttagtttttattttaaagatctaaaatgataatttaaaaaatatatattattttatatgatatctATTTTAACTCTATTTCTTAATTTGAcactacattaaaaaaataaatattaggcTAGAATACTTCAAAATACTAGGCTAGTACTTTAAGACAGTGtacttatattataaaatatattagcaAATCGATAATTAGacacaaaatacataattaaatataatagtaatagttatttattccctaaaaattatttattcccTAAATTAGTTTGgcaaatttaaaatactttttcgTGAACCTTAATCtctaattaaattgattttaaattaaatttaatgtaaaCTAAATCATAGGTAGGTCATGTCCATTTTCCACCCTTACTAACTTATTATATTCGTAGAAAATAATGTTAGGAAAATTATGTGTATTACCAAGATAGTTATTTCAATAACTATTGGATGATAGTTACCACTAAATTTGCAAGTTTGTAATgtcaaattgatattttttatcttaattttttcaacttaattattttttatgtgcaataattattttttagaaaataaaaaataaaaaataacacaaaattaaaacatattttagtgttttgaaaattcaagacataaagaaataaatcaatCTAACTCTTGATGAATGTTGAGATTTGATTGTATTATATACACCACAACTCAGACCTATTTCCtttgtgtaaatatttttggttattatttcataattgtttgttaattttatttattgataaagaggtaaaattattttaaaataaataattgtttaaatttttaaaaataataaaatatcaaaaaagtATTATCGTtacttctaaaaatatattttcattaattaatattttatattcttcttataacaataatttacttagattttttttataaaaataaaataaatatatatcttaaaaagtaaaaatattttcacaaaataaataagacaTTTAACTTTAACTTGGGGGATGTGAGTTTTAATTTAGTGTGGTGTGACACAATCCtgaatttgtatttgtatttttatttttcagtcgAGACAGAGTCCGTGGAGGTGAATGTGTTGGAAAAAAAAGTGACACTTACCTTCAGATTACCAACTGTTGCTAAAAGAATCACTCAACAAATTACTCCCATCAATAGGAATTCTCTGCCTAAAATTGCCACTATCAAACGTTTATTTCGATCTTCCCTTCAGTAACTGCACTTTACAAAGAATCTCTATGTTCACAAAGGatattttgtttattgattTGACATTgtatagaaataatattttttgccTCATAATTGAATTGGTTTTATGATTAGCGATTgtttcttgataaaattttgttttatagtttgaACACATAATAGTTTCATATTCATTTTTGTTGATCTTGTTTTGTGCACATACCTTGAGAATATGGTATTTTCTaattatataaatcaaaataatattatttaatctaTCTGATCTGAACATGTAAgaccaaaatttaatttaaaaatatatatttaacttaaaattctaatttaactgataaatgtcgatattgttaggttgaatattttatctcaaATTCGAATCGAGACCTTAAATAATTGTATGActtatttatgataatatttaccacatcttctaaaataaattatcttataATAGATGCAATAGAAACAACCAAATTAAGTGATTCAtgcattagaaaaaaaattattttcaaaaaattcaagatatataataaaatatgattttgaatctACCGTTAAAAtctttctaataatttttaatacatcaTGTAAAATTTcatctaataatttttaatacatcaTGTAAAATTTcatctaataatttttaatacatcaTGTAAAATTTcatctaataatttttaatacatcaTGTAAAATTtcataatgttgatatatctttggaggttcagcatttgtgtttccttctctatcttttagatagaaatttgagagatgggatctaaatccacgatggattttcccagcaactctcaaaacata
It contains:
- the LOC101512160 gene encoding uncharacterized protein, giving the protein MAFKDEAKTDQLQEIGIKNSKSFPFIGTSLASMESLSMPLVQEVVLSADIKSEECRMRVIDIITKMNVETESVEVNVLEKKVTLTFRLPTVAKRITQQITPINRNSLPKIATIKRLFRSSLQ